A DNA window from Hydractinia symbiolongicarpus strain clone_291-10 chromosome 6, HSymV2.1, whole genome shotgun sequence contains the following coding sequences:
- the LOC130648110 gene encoding solute carrier family 35 member F3-like translates to MLQVEDPAHLHSGSITHIDEQPVIVSSKKAKKSNGSTTDHHTEVDHEAIKFIDKHLAAIAIPENDENSCCSPSVQKVIVGSVIVVLIAVSWTGATQFGKQTYSATFNAPYFTTWFSTSFMVVIYPVFIVPLICQKSPWRLRTFFRQSAMIFGPRGFCLNSLVIYLFKVILPFCLLWLLTNYLYLHSLSKLFPGTVTAVFSSGSCFVYILSLLFLKEKLYLVRSLAVLLSIGGIILMSYSEGFGASNAIYIAFVVLAAFGAALYQVLFKLVLGNASGSKVALFLTLVGCVNILLLWPIVILLDYQNWEMIVWDDLPWTFLAGTASLGVLFNYLVNFGISYTYPLFISVGTLLGVPFNAIADYIFRGEDYGGWKIFSTLLIFCGFLFMLISSDALDRYEKNLQCRGQVVDGCHVEANSDET, encoded by the exons ATGTTGCAGGTTGAAGATCCAGCACACCTGCACAGTGGTAGCATTACTCACATTGATGAGCAACCAGTTATTGTTTCATCAAAGAAAGCCAAAAAAAGTAATGGGTCAACTACAGATCATCACACAGAGGTTGATCATGAAGCAATAAAGTTTATCGACAAACATCTGGCTGCTATCG CAATCCCTGAAAATGATGAAAATTCGTGCTGTTCTCCATCCGTTCAAAAAGTAATAGTGGGATCGGTGATTGTTGTATTGATAGCTGTATCGTGGACAGGCGCTACTCAGTTTGGTAAACAGACCTACTCCGCAACATTCAATGCACCTTACTTTACAACATGGTTTTCAACATCTTTTATGGTCGTCATTTACCCTGTATTTATTGTACCGCTCATCTGTCAAAAGTCGCCATGGCGCTTAAGGACATTCTTCCG GCAGAGTGCCATGATATTTGGACCGCGTGGTTTTTGCTTAAACAGTCTCGTCATTTACCTGTTTAAAGTCATCCTTCCCTTCTGCTTGTTATGGTTGCTAACCAATTATCTGTACCTTCATTCTTTGAGCAAATTATTTCCCGGTACCGTAACAGCCGTCTTCTCCTCGGgaagttgttttgtttacatcctGTCGCTGCTCTTCTTGAAGGAGAAGCTGTACTTAGTCAGA AGTCTCGCTGTTCTACTCTCCATTGGCGGTATTATACTGATGAGTTACAGCGAAGGATTCGGAGCCTCCAATGCGATATATATTGCTTTCGTTGTACTGGCTGCGTTTGGTGCTGCGCTTTACCAA GTGCTTTTTAAATTGGTGTTGGGCAATGCTAGTGGATCAAAAGTGGCTTTATTTCTAACTCTGGTGGGTTGCGTCAATATTCTTTTGCTTTGGCCGATTGTCATTTTGTTGGATTATCAAAACTGGGAAATGATAGTGTGGGACGATCTTCCGTGGACTTTTCTTGCGGGCACAGCAAGTTTGGGTGTTTTGTTCAACTATCTTGTCAATTTCGGTATCTCCTACACCTACCCTTTGTTCATATCGGTTGGTACATTGCTGGGCGTGCCGTTCAATGCAATTGCCGACTATATCTTCCGCGGAGAAGATTATGGAGGCTGGAAGATTTTTTCAACCTTGTTGATATTCTGCGGGTTTCTGTTTATGTTGATATCTAGCGACGCGTTAGACCGTTACGAGAAGAATTTGCAATGTCGCGGACAAGTTGTTGATGGATGTCACGTTGAAGCGAATTCAGACGAAACGTGA
- the LOC130648120 gene encoding uncharacterized protein LOC130648120, with translation MGLSDSELRNVIIIPTALFIVIVMSVCTCVLVKSMNKRQDRERKERIKEEREKEKMKEEMLRQNKIENKKKDDLNHNGLRHNGYERVLKNQNGINNNAYEADINIHREVDVDDVYTTENTPRQHSGDVSSRSNSTIINVKDENTDRPNSTSAARILSQTAVEADIAQDGKTSSGSLGREYHDVNHVQPNVDSS, from the exons ATGGGGTTATCTGATAGTGAACTTCGCAATGTCATCATCATTCCAACAGCTCTCTTTATTGTAATTGTCATGAGTGTGTGTACATGCGTCCTTGTCAAGAGCat GAACAAGCGGCAGGATCGAGAGCGAAAAGAGCGAATAAAAGAAGAACGGGAGAAGGAGAAAATGAAAGAAGAAATGctaagacaaaataaaatagaGAACAAAAAAAAGGACGATTTAAACCACAACGGCTTACGACACAACGGATATGAAAGGGTGTTGAAAAACCAGAACGGGATTAATAATAACGCCTACGAAGCTGACATAAACATTCACCGAGAAGTTGACGTCGATGACGTGTATACGACGGAAAACACGCCGCGTCAACATAGCGGTGACGTGTCGTCGCGTTCTAATAGCACTATTATAAACGTTAAAGACGAAAACACTGATAGGCCTAACAGTACTTCAGCAGCACGCATACTAAGTCAAACTGCTGTTGAGGCCGACATAGCACAGGACGGGAAAACTTCGAGCGGCTCACTTGGTAGAGAATACCACGATGTGAATCATGTTCAACCTAACGTCGATTCTTCGTAG